In Rhea pennata isolate bPtePen1 chromosome 13, bPtePen1.pri, whole genome shotgun sequence, the following proteins share a genomic window:
- the TRADD gene encoding tumor necrosis factor receptor type 1-associated DEATH domain protein: MAGSSAPWIGSAYLFLQSTCKTIALPSLYESSQKKCSIFKALKLALADSTGSLNGVDMLKVHCSHPHLIIQLKFCKQENCRRFLQSYREGALQESLQNHLQLSLAVSTVPLKMELKAGSEHLDNMLKDEDFCVECIYKEKPDRLRDEEITELEECLKSLVLQQNINSSMAAKDCMSLNSPSLPYSSEGSSLSPEVTFVFQEQRFANRTLTLDDHQKFAKLVSKKWKQVGRSLQKNCRALRDPVIDNLALEYDREGLYEQAYQLLLRFIQSEGKKATIARLIAALEENGLTSLSEELLGLHSNKDSS; the protein is encoded by the exons ATGGCAGGCAGCTCCGCTCCTTGGATTGGCAGTGCTTATCTCTTCCTCCAGTCGACATGCAAGACTAttgctctgccttctctttacGAAAGCTCCCAGAAGAAATGTAGCATCTTCAAGGCTCTCAAGCTGGCGTTAGCAG ACTCCACCGGCAGCCTGAATGGCGTGGACATGCTCAAAGTGCACTGCAGCCACCCACACCTGATAATCCAGCTCAAGTTCTGCAAGCAGGAGAACTGCCGCCGCTTCCTGCAGAGTTACCGGGAGGGAGCGCTCCAGGAGTCTCTCCAGAATCACCTGCAGCTCTCCTTGGCCGTGAGCACGGTGCCTCTCAAAATGGAGCTGAAGGCGGGCAGTGAGCACCTCGACAACATGCTGAAGGATGAGGACTTCTGTGTAGAGTGCATCTACAAAGAAAAG CCCGACCGCCTGAGGGACGAGGAAATCACAGAGCTGGAGGAGTGTCTCAAGAGCCTGGTTCTTCAGCAGAACATCAACAGCAGTATGGCTGCAAAAGACTGCATGTCTCTGAACTCCCCATCTCTACCTTACTCTTCTGAAGGCAGCTCCCTTTCCCCAGAAGTCACCTTCGTCTTCCAGGAACAACGGTTTG CCAACAGAACGCTCACCCTAGACGACCATCAAAAGTTTGCCAAGCTCGTGTCGAAGAAATGGAAGCAAGTGGGTCGCTCCTTGCAAAAGAACTGCCGTGCCCTGCGTGATCCTGTTATTGATAACCTGGCCCTTGAATATGACCGAGAGGGACTATATGAGCAAGCCTATCAGCTGCTTCTCAGATTTATCCAGTCGGAGGGGAAGAAGGCCACAATAGCGCGGCTGATAGCAGCCCTGGAAGAAAATGGTCTCACCAGCTTGTCTGAGGAGCTTCTGGGTCTCCATTCCAACAAGGACTCCTCCTAG